The genomic region ACGTTCCGCTGGCGGAGGTCCGCCCGGAGCTCCTTGTACATCTCCTGGAGGTCCTGCGCCTCTGCGTAGAGCGATTCCAGGGCATCGAGGCGCTCGCCGAGCGCGTCACGCTTCTCGCGCAGGTCCTCGAGTTCCTCGATTTCACCCCGGACGCGACCGGCCCGGTCCTGCAGGTCGTCGCGGGTCTCCGTAAGTTCTTCCAGCTTCGTTTCGACCTGTTCGATGTACGTCGCGGCGCGCTTCTTCTCGCTCCGGGCGTTCTCGACCTGCGAGTCGTCGACCGCGTCCTCGAGTTCGGCCTTTCGCTCGCGCTTGTCCGCGAGGGTCTGGCGGCGCTCGTCGTTCTGCTCGCCGAGCAGGTCGCGTTTCTCGCCGAGGCGTTCTATCTCGCTCTCGGTCTCCGAAATCTCGTCGAGCGTATCCGCGAGCGATTCGAGCGTCTCCTTTCGCTGGGTGACCGTGGCCTTCTCGGCGTTCGCTTCGCCGAGTGCCTCGCGGCTGTCCTCCAGCGCGTCGCGTTCGGCCTCGGCGTTCTCGCGTTTCTCGTCGGCCTCACTGTCGAACTCGTCCGCCTCGGAGCGCAACGTCTCGCGACGGTCGCGCTTGTCGGCGAGTGACGATTCTCGCTCCTCGACGAGCTGGGTTATCTGGTCGATGCGCTGGCGAAGCTGGGTCGCCTCGTCCTCGGCGTCGACCAGTGACTCGGCCGCTTCGATGCGGTCGTCGAGGGCCTCGAGGTCCGATTTCACCGACTCGAGTTCGGCTCGTTTCGCTTCGAGTTCCGCGCGGTCGTCCTCGATAGTGTCGACGTGGGGTGAGTCCTCGACAGGCTGGCCACACTCGGGACACTTGCCCTCGGCCAGCAGGTCTTCGGCCTCCTCGATGCGGCTGCGGAGCAACTCGACCTGGGTCTGGACCTCGTTTCGCTCCTCGCGCAGGTCCTCGCGCTCGCTCCGGAGCTCGTCGCGATGGGCCTCGGCCTCACCGAACTCGACCGGTGCGTCCTCGAACGGCTCCTTGGCGGCAGCGACCTCCGATTCGAGGCTGTCGAGCTTCTCGCGTCGGTCCGCGATGGCCTCCTCGTCCGCCTCTATCTCGTCGGCGAGGTCGGCTGCTTGCTCGCGTTTCTGTGCTGCTTTCGCGTCGAGGTCCTCGGCTTCCCCTTCGAGGCGGTCGGCGCGCTCGCGGTGGTTCGAGAGTTCGTTCCCGAGGTCGTTCACGCGCTCTTTGAGTTCGTCGAGGTCCGCGGTGACCTCGTCGATCCGTCCCGCGACGGTGTCGGCGTCCGGGTCATCATCGAGGTCAGTATCCGCCACGAGCTCGTCGCGGCGGTCGCGGGCCGCGGTCAGTTCCTCGCGCAGTTCCCGGCGTTCGGCCTTGAGTTCGTCGCGTTCGCGCTCGGTCTCGGCGATGTTCGACTGGAGCGTCTCGATGTCGTCCGCGACCGACTCGAGCGTCTCCCGTTTCTCCTCGTACTCGGCGAGGATGTCTTCGGCCTCCTGCTTCGTCTGTTTCGCCGTCTCGACCTGCTGTTCGTAGTTCTCGATCTGCGATTTCGTCTCGGACAGGTCGGTCTCGATGGTGTTGAGCGTCGCGTGCAGGTCCTTCGCTTCCTTCTCGGTGATCTGGTCTTCCAGCCCCTCGTAGCGCCCGCGCACGTTGTCGAGCACGTCGTTGACGCCGAGGCGGGCCTCGCTGGCGCGCTCGCGGTACTCCTCCAGCTTGCCTAACTGGAGCAGGTCGTCGATCATGTCCTGGCGGTCCGACGGTGAGGCGTGGATGAGCTTGTTGACCTCGCCCTGGCGGACGTACGCGCAATTGACGAACGCGTCGGCGTCCATCCGGAGCAGTTCCGTCACCTTCCGACGGACGGCCCGCGCGCCCTCGAAGGTTCCTTCGGGCGCTTCGAGGACGCACTTCGCGGTCTGGGCGCGGTCGGTGGTGTAGCGGATGCGGCGCTCGATGTGGTACTCGGACCCGGCGTGGGTGAACCAGAGTTCGACCTCGGCGTCCTCGGCACCAGTCCGGACCACGTCGTCCATCGTGCCGGTGAGTGCCTTCGAACCGTAGAGCGCGAAGAAGCAGGCTTCGAGCAGGCTCGACTTCCCGCTCCCGTTGACGCCGTGGACGACGGTGACCCCGCGGTCGAGCGTGAGGTCGGCGTCGCCGTAGCACTTGAAGTTCGAGAGGCGGACGCGTTCGACCTTCATTCGAAGTCCTCCATGGATGCCTGGCCGTCGTCATCGCCGGCGACGGTCGCCTCCGCCTCGGTAGGTGCGGGCTCGGATTCGGCGGGTGCGGCCTCGGCTTCGACAGGTTCGGGGTCGGATTCGGTGGGTGCAGGCTCGGCTTCGGCAGTTCCGGAATCGGCCTCGGCGGTGTCGGTCGAAGCATCGGCTTCGGTCGCACCGTCGGCAGCCTCGACCGCCTCGAACGCCCCGAGGTCGTCGTCGACCAGCGCCTGCACGCGGTCTTTCACCTCGTCGCGGACGTTCGAGTCGGCGACCTTGCTCGCGCGCACCGTCTCGTCCACGTCGCGGGCGGCCTGGCTCAGGCCGAGTTCGCGGACGCGCTCGCGGACCGCCTCGTCGGGGTCGGCGAACGACACCTCCACCCCACTGTCCTCGTCGAACTCCCGGCGGTCGGTGACGCGGGCGACCAGTGCGCCGCGGTCGATGGCGAACTCCTCGACGGCGGCGGGCGAGACGGGGTCGCCGTCGCCGGTGACCGAGACGATGACGACCGCGTCCTCGCAGTCGTGCTCGCGGACCGCTTCGCGCACGCGCTCGACACCCTCGCCCGGCGCGAGGTCCACGTCGACGAACCGGAAGGGGCGGTTGTCGGGGATGCCCCGGCGGGTGATGGTCACCTCGTCGTCGGCGGTGACGATGTTGTAGCCGCGGTCGTCGCGCTCGCTCGCGCTCACGCGCTCGGTCGACCCGCAGTAGGTGACCCAGGTGTCGCCGAGCTGTTCGACGCCGGGGGCGTGGTTGTCCCCGAGCAGGAGCGCGTCGAAGTCGACCGACGATTCCTCGATGAGGCGTTCGGTGTCCCAGTCGGCGTGCGCGAAGGGTTCGAACAGACCGTGGGTGACGAGCATGGCGTGGTCCGTGTCGTGGGGCGCGAAGTCGTACTCCAGGTCGTCGCGGCGCGAGCGCGGGACGAAATCGAGCCCGTAGAACGCGGTGTCGCCGAGTACGTAGGGCTCGCGGCCGAGGCGGGTCGCGAGGCCGATGTCGGCGAAGAGGTCGAGCCACTGCCCGTCGCGTTTCCCCTCGTGGTTCCCGACCACCGCGAGGAACGGGATGTCGGCGTCGGCGAGGTCGCGCAGCGCGGCGACCGTCCCCTGGAGGTCCTGCAGGCCGGGGCGACGGTCGTGGAAGAGGTCGCCCGCGTGGACCACGGCGTCGACATCGTCGTCGATAGCGTCGGCGATGACCCGTCGGAACGCATCGAGGAAGTCCTCCCGACGAGCCGGGGAGTGGTACTGGCGATACCCGAGATGGGTGTCTCCAGTGTGGATCACTCGTGTCATAGCTGGGACTATCGCCCGATGCCGTAAAGACGTTCCGCGAGTGGGGTGAAAGTGAAGCGACGGTCCGGTCGGTCGCGGGGTCGAAACAGGAGAGCGAGAAGGGTTCGCTATGGAACGGCAGCACCGCGACGGCGCGAATGGGTAGACGCGTGCGGGCCGCGGTCGTGGTCGACGATGCGGGGTGTCGCCGACGGGTGGTTCCGCCTACTCGATGTTCAGCGTATACAGTCGCTTGCGGGCGTCGGAGAACGAGAACCGGGAGTGGACCACGTCCTCTTCCTCGAGACGGTTGAGGGCGTAGCGGACCGTCCGGGGCGGGAGCAGTGTCTCCTCCGCGAGCTGACTCTGGGTCAGCGTGTCGTTGTACTCCAGCACCTTCGCCACCAGCTTCGCACTCGGGGGAGGTCGCGAACGTCGTCCCAGCTCCCCGCGGGTTGATCGGTCTGTTCCAGTTCGGTTGCGCTCATCGTACTCTCCCTTTCTGGATACTCTCTAATAATACTTGCTGTATTATTTTATTCCTGCTAGTAATCTCTCTGTGGCGGTCACTGGACAGGACACCGTTCCAGAATCACCGGACACAGCGGCGGGCGACAAGTTGATGACCGCTTCGGTGTCTCACCCGAAGCCTCTTAAGATTCAGAACCTAATGCCACTGTGATGACCGACACTGTGGACGACGTCGACCTTCCCTATGACGAGGAGGAGGCGTCCCAGCAGGAGAAAATAGAAGCTCTCCAGGAGCGTTTGGACGTGCTCGAGTCACAGAACGACGAGATGCGCGATAAGCTCCTCGACGCCAACGCAGAGAACAACAAGTACCAGCAGAAACTGGAGCGTCTCACCCACGAGAACAAGAAGCTCAAGCAGTCGCCGCTGTTCGTCGCCACCATCCAGGAACTCACGGATGAGGGCGTCATCATCAAGCAACACGGCAACAACCAGGAGGCGCTCACCGAGGTCACCGAAGAGATGCGCGAGCAGATCGAACCCGACATGCGGGTCGCGGTCAACAACTCCCTCTCTATCGTGAAGACCCTCAGCAACGAGACCGACGTGCGCGCTCGCGTGATGGAAGTCACGAAGAGCCCCGAGGTGACCTACGAGGACATCGGTGGGCTCGAAGAGCAGATGCAGGAGGTCCGCGAGACCGTCGAGATGCCCCTCGAGAAGCCCGAGGCCTTCGAGGAGGTCGGCATCGACCCGCCGTCCGGTGTCCTCCTCTACGGCCCGCCGGGGACCGGGAAGACGATGCTGGCGAAGGCCGTCGCGAACCAGACCGACGCCACCTTCATCAAGATGGCCGGCTCCGAACTCGTCCACAAGTTCATCGGCGAGGGCGCGAAGCTCGTGCGCGACCTGTTCCAGGTCGCTCGCGACCACGAGCCCGCCGTCATCTTCATCGACGAGATCGACGCCATCGCGAGCAAGCGCACGGAGTCCAAGACCTCCGGCGACGCCGAGGTCCAGCGGACGATGATGCAGCTGCTCTCCGAGATGGACGGCTTCGAGGACCGCGGTGAGATCCGCATCATCGCGGCGACGAACCGCTTCGACATGCTCGACCGCGCCATCCTGCGCCCGGGCCGGTTCGACCGCCTCATCGAGGTTCCCAAGCCCGACGCCGAGGGCCGCGAGATCATCTTCAAGATCCACACCCGCGACA from Haloarchaeobius sp. HME9146 harbors:
- the rad50 gene encoding DNA double-strand break repair ATPase Rad50 is translated as MKVERVRLSNFKCYGDADLTLDRGVTVVHGVNGSGKSSLLEACFFALYGSKALTGTMDDVVRTGAEDAEVELWFTHAGSEYHIERRIRYTTDRAQTAKCVLEAPEGTFEGARAVRRKVTELLRMDADAFVNCAYVRQGEVNKLIHASPSDRQDMIDDLLQLGKLEEYRERASEARLGVNDVLDNVRGRYEGLEDQITEKEAKDLHATLNTIETDLSETKSQIENYEQQVETAKQTKQEAEDILAEYEEKRETLESVADDIETLQSNIAETERERDELKAERRELREELTAARDRRDELVADTDLDDDPDADTVAGRIDEVTADLDELKERVNDLGNELSNHRERADRLEGEAEDLDAKAAQKREQAADLADEIEADEEAIADRREKLDSLESEVAAAKEPFEDAPVEFGEAEAHRDELRSEREDLREERNEVQTQVELLRSRIEEAEDLLAEGKCPECGQPVEDSPHVDTIEDDRAELEAKRAELESVKSDLEALDDRIEAAESLVDAEDEATQLRQRIDQITQLVEERESSLADKRDRRETLRSEADEFDSEADEKRENAEAERDALEDSREALGEANAEKATVTQRKETLESLADTLDEISETESEIERLGEKRDLLGEQNDERRQTLADKRERKAELEDAVDDSQVENARSEKKRAATYIEQVETKLEELTETRDDLQDRAGRVRGEIEELEDLREKRDALGERLDALESLYAEAQDLQEMYKELRADLRQRNVETLERMLNETFDLVYQNDSYSHIELSGEYELTVYQKDGETLDPEQLSGGERALFNLSLRCAIYRLLSEGVEGAAPMPPLILDEPTVFLDSGHVTQLLTLVETMRTEYGVEQIVVVSHDEELVGAADSLVHVEKDPTTNRSTVSRGEQPLAELY
- the mre11 gene encoding DNA double-strand break repair protein Mre11 — encoded protein: MTRVIHTGDTHLGYRQYHSPARREDFLDAFRRVIADAIDDDVDAVVHAGDLFHDRRPGLQDLQGTVAALRDLADADIPFLAVVGNHEGKRDGQWLDLFADIGLATRLGREPYVLGDTAFYGLDFVPRSRRDDLEYDFAPHDTDHAMLVTHGLFEPFAHADWDTERLIEESSVDFDALLLGDNHAPGVEQLGDTWVTYCGSTERVSASERDDRGYNIVTADDEVTITRRGIPDNRPFRFVDVDLAPGEGVERVREAVREHDCEDAVVIVSVTGDGDPVSPAAVEEFAIDRGALVARVTDRREFDEDSGVEVSFADPDEAVRERVRELGLSQAARDVDETVRASKVADSNVRDEVKDRVQALVDDDLGAFEAVEAADGATEADASTDTAEADSGTAEAEPAPTESDPEPVEAEAAPAESEPAPTEAEATVAGDDDGQASMEDFE
- a CDS encoding proteasome-activating nucleotidase, with protein sequence MTDTVDDVDLPYDEEEASQQEKIEALQERLDVLESQNDEMRDKLLDANAENNKYQQKLERLTHENKKLKQSPLFVATIQELTDEGVIIKQHGNNQEALTEVTEEMREQIEPDMRVAVNNSLSIVKTLSNETDVRARVMEVTKSPEVTYEDIGGLEEQMQEVRETVEMPLEKPEAFEEVGIDPPSGVLLYGPPGTGKTMLAKAVANQTDATFIKMAGSELVHKFIGEGAKLVRDLFQVARDHEPAVIFIDEIDAIASKRTESKTSGDAEVQRTMMQLLSEMDGFEDRGEIRIIAATNRFDMLDRAILRPGRFDRLIEVPKPDAEGREIIFKIHTRDMNVSDDVDFAELAGVAENASGADVKAICTEAGMFAIRDDRRVITMADFEAAWEKIQAEEEDDPDVSKTFA